A genomic region of Raphanus sativus cultivar WK10039 chromosome 6, ASM80110v3, whole genome shotgun sequence contains the following coding sequences:
- the LOC108808665 gene encoding uncharacterized protein LOC108808665 isoform X1 — protein sequence MNMVIAETADLCLMVSLTMEEKQLDFNRPLLSVRRPTQASESESKPRSSSDPLTNKIPPPSSASPPVYKSDIKSGPVRNPGTVPFQWEHKPGKPKDETKPDSSQSFVEPPRYVPKLPPGRRVRQREEASSVRKRETRVEEDDAKSCCDAAADTLSRSESFFYNCSNVSGDGGTLVEPFGALSSDRQTQDLMMGRFLPAAKALTSETPLSRKPPKPEEPVKEKQNKAGDQMICLRSSFGVSGVSVRRMRSKYQDSNGSVAQEGGSSLAVESSCTSRTRVSRNFGQLLASDDNTWKPSSDAPVVAEKTLYVDTVHSLDKKVQEDTKELSSLDAVVPVKEEVQNLIGPGEEATEQSVTGDEALTGFSSLDQANVVVEIAKEKIDLEAKLERKYTAMNHESSRLHQRSSYHIVPPPPLPKAPSDSWLKRTLPTIPTKNNSFTWLQSLGADSNKINQASPKWETMVKTSNNTQQGFVCFSKETLNPIPEA from the exons ATGAACATGGTTATTGCAGAAACAGCTGATCTCTGTTTAATGGTGAGCTTGACGATGGAAGAGAAGCAGTTAGATTTCAACCGCCCGCTTCTATCAGTTAGACGTCCCACACAAGCTTCAGAGTCCGAGAGCAAACCAAGATCTTCTTCTGATCCACTAACCAACAAgatccctcctccttcttctGCTTCTCCACCGGTTTACAAGTCTGATATCAAGTCAGGTCCCGTAAGGAACCCAGGAACCGTCCCTTTCCAATGGGAGCACAAACCGGGAAAACCGAAAGACGAAACCAAACCGGATTCATCGCAAAGCTTCGTCGAGCCGCCACGTTATGTGCCAAAGCTTCCTCCTGGGAGGAGAGTTAGACAACGAGAAGAAGCATCATCAGTGAGGAAACGTGAAACTAGAGTGGAGGAGGATGATGCAAAGAGTTGTTGTGATGCTGCAGCCGATACGCTTTCTAGGTCTGAGTCGTTTTTCTACAACTGTAGTAATGTGAGTGGTGATGGTGGGACGCTAGTAGAGCCGTTTGGAGCCTTGTCTAGTGATAGACAGACACAGGATCTAATGATGGGGAGGTTCTTGCCTGCGGCTAAGGCCTTGACTTCAGAGACACCTCTTTCTAGGAAACCTCCCAAGCCAGAGGAACCGGTTAAGGAGAAACAGAACAAAGCTGGGGATCAGATGATTTGCTTGAGAAGCTCTTTTGGAGTGAGCGGTGTTTCTGTTCGCCGTATGCGTTCTAAGTATCAAGATTCTAATGGATCAGTTGCACAGGAGGGTGGGTCATCATTAGCAGTTGAAAGCTCTTGCACTTCACGCACTAGAGTCAGCAGAAACTTTGGTCAGCTCTTGGCTAGTGATGATAATACATGGAAACCTTCTTCTGATGCTCCTGTGGTTGCAGAGAAAACTCTGTATGTGGATACTGTGCATTCACTAGACAAGAAGGTACAAGAAGACACCAAGGAGctttcttcactagatgctgtTGTTCCTGTTAAAGAAGAAGTTCAGAACTTGATTGGACCCGGTGAAGAAGCCACCGAGCAAAGTGTCACTGGAGATGAGGCTCTCACTGGATTCTCAAGTCTTGATCAAGCCAATGTGGTAGTGGAGATTGCAAAGGAGAAGATTGATCTTGAAGCCAAGTTGGAGAGAAAGTACACAGCGATGAATCACGAAAGTTCTAGGCTTCACCAACGTTCAAGTTATCATATTGTGCCACCACCACCGTTACCAAAAGCTCCTTCAGATTCTTGGTTGAAGCGTACGTTGCCAACAATCCCAACAAAGAACAACTCATTCACATGGTTACAGTCTCTTGGAGCTGATAGTAATAAGATTAATCAAGCAAGTCCTAAGTGGGAAACTATGGTCAAAACCTCCAATAATACACAGCAAGGGTTTGTGTGCTTCTCCAAG GAAACACTCAACCCTATACCAGAGGCGTAG
- the LOC130496322 gene encoding mavicyanin-like, which translates to MALIKNKSLFAFLMILVVLFGAAVGGTVHKVGDSKGWTMMGVDYEAWASSRTFQVGDSLVFEYNKDYHNVNEVTPNNFELCVQSNPLEKYETGSDTVTLTKAGVHNFICGVPDHCSIGQKLQIVVLPASLGPVAAPVPRPVRSPNSSLSPSPSPLANSPVNNDPRYLMGPAPAPHSAASNASSWIGSYFLISLLPFFILF; encoded by the coding sequence ATGGCTTTGATCAAGAACAAATCCTTATTCGCTTTTTTGATGATTCTTGTGGTACTCTTCGGAGCTGCCGTTGGAGGCACTGTCCACAAAGTTGGCGACTCGAAAGGATGGACCATGATGGGTGTTGATTACGAGGCTTGGGCTTCTTCAAGAACCTTTCAAGTCGGTGACTCTTTGGTCTTCGAATACAACAAAGACTACCACAACGTCAATGAAGTCACTCCCAACAATTTCGAGCTGTGTGTACAATCTAATCCAttagaaaaatatgaaaccGGGTCCGACACGGTCACTCTAACGAAAGCAGGCGTCCACAACTTTATATGCGGAGTTCCTGATCACTGCAGCATAGGACAAAAGCTTCAAATAGTAGTGTTACCAGCCTCATTAGGTCCCGTTGCAGCTCCTGTTCCTAGACCGGTCCGATCACCAAACTCATCCTTGTCTCCTTCACCGTCTCCATTGGCTAATTCACCTGTTAATAATGATCCAAGGTACCTGATGGGGCCAGCACCAGCTCCACATAGCGCAGCTTCAAACGCTAGTTCTTGGATCGGATCCTACTTCCTAATTTCTTTACTTCCTTTTTTCATCTTATTTTGA
- the LOC130496329 gene encoding mavicyanin-like, whose product MALIKKKSFFVSLMILVAFFGAAVGGAVHKVGDSKGWTMMGVNYDAWASSRTFQVGDSLVFEYNKDYHDVSEVTPNNFELCVPTNPLERYETGSDTVTLTKAGVHNFICGFPDHCGIGQKLQIVVLPASLGPVAAPIPRPVRSPSLSLSPSPSPLANSPVNNDPRYLMGPAPAPHSAASNASSGIGSYFLISLLPFFILF is encoded by the coding sequence ATGGCTTTGATCAAGAAAAAATCATTCTTCGTTTCTTTAATGATTCTTGTGGCATTCTTCGGAGCTGCCGTTGGAGGCGCTGTCCACAAAGTCGGCGACTCAAAAGGATGGACCATGATGGGCGTCAATTACGACGCTTGGGCTTCTTCAAGAACTTTTCAAGTTGGAGACTCTTTGGTCTTCGAATACAACAAAGATTACCACGACGTCAGTGAAGTCACCCCCAACAATTTCGAGCTGTGTGTACCAACTAATCCATTAGAAAGATATGAAACCGGGTCTGACACGGTCACTCTAACGAAAGCAGGCGTCCACAACTTTATATGCGGATTTCCTGATCACTGTGGCATAGGACAAAAGCTTCAAATAGTAGTGTTACCAGCCTCATTAGGTCCCGTTGCAGCTCCTATTCCTAGACCGGTCCGATCACCAAGCTTATCCTTGTCTCCTTCACCGTCTCCATTGGCTAATTCACCTGTTAATAATGATCCAAGGTACCTGATGGGGCCAGCACCAGCTCCACATAGCGCAGCTTCAAACGCTAGTTCTGGGATCGGATCCTACTTCCTAATTTCTTTACTTCCTTTTTTCATCTTATTTTGA
- the LOC108806515 gene encoding transcription factor TCP10, with translation MGLKGYSAGDKVGEIIEVPGGHIIRATGRKDRHSKVFTSKGPRDRRVRLAAHTAIQFYDVQDRLQYDRPSKAVDWLIKKAKAAIDKLETTQEPENTTTKPGSSSSEPNLVDTQTQFVAANLDPEEAMKTFFPATTSGGGTNMNFQNYPHHHDTDNIVSRTTTTTPNLSQDLGLSLHPFQGNNISNTVVPETNNFATAHFETFGRISGWNNHDLTMTSSSSPSEQQQEQERGNGGFMVNLHHHQPSMMTLLNSQQQQVFLGGQQQQRGTLQSSLFPHSFRSWDHHHQTTSDNHHHHHHHHNQASPVMFASSSQYGSHGMMMMQGLSFPIHGEESTQPNSSSSPPPNSHL, from the coding sequence ATGGGACTTAAAGGTTATAGCGCCGGAGATAAAGTAGGAGAGATAATAGAGGTTCCAGGTGGTCACATCATTCGAGCCACTGGACGAAAAGACCGTCACAGCAAAGTTTTCACATCAAAGGGTCCACGTGACCGGCGCGTGAGACTTGCAGCTCACACGGCGATTCAGTTCTACGACGTGCAAGACCGGTTGCAGTATGACCGGCCAAGCAAAGCCGTGGACTGGCTCATCAAGAAAGCTAAAGCTGCTATTGATAAGCTCGAAACCACTCAAGAACCAGAGAATACTACTACTAAACCGGGCTCTTCTTCTTCCGAGCCCAACTTGGTTGATACTCAAACGCAGTTTGTGGCGGCCAATCTTGATCCTGAAGAAGCAATGAAAACGTTCTTCCCGGCGACAACAAGCGGCGGTGGTACGAACATGAATTTCCAAAACTACCCTCATCATCATGATACCGACAATATAGTTTCAagaaccacaacaacaacaccgAATCTTAGCCAAGATCTTGGTCTCTCTCTTCACCCATTTCAAGGAAACAACATCAGCAACACAGTAGTCCCCGAGACCAACAACTTCGCCACGGCTCATTTCGAGACATTCGGGAGAATCTCTGGATGGAACAATCACGATTTAACGATGACGTCATCGTCATCTCCATCCGAACAACAACAAGAGCAAGAAAGAGGTAATGGTGGTTTCATGGTGAACCTTCACCATCATCAACCATCGATGATGACATTGCTTAACAGTCAGCAACAACAAGTGTTTCTTGGTggccaacaacaacaacgggGTACCCTTCAGTCCAGTTTATTCCCTCACTCGTTTCGTTCTTGGGACCATCATCATCAAACGACTTCGgacaatcatcatcatcatcatcatcatcacaatcaAGCTTCTCCTGTGATGTTTGCTTCTTCATCACAGTATGGTTCTCatgggatgatgatgatgcaagGCCTCAGCTTCCCCATCCATGGAGAAGAATCTACTCAACCAAactcctcttcttctcctcctccaaacTCACACCTCTAA
- the LOC108808665 gene encoding uncharacterized protein LOC108808665 isoform X2 yields the protein MVSLTMEEKQLDFNRPLLSVRRPTQASESESKPRSSSDPLTNKIPPPSSASPPVYKSDIKSGPVRNPGTVPFQWEHKPGKPKDETKPDSSQSFVEPPRYVPKLPPGRRVRQREEASSVRKRETRVEEDDAKSCCDAAADTLSRSESFFYNCSNVSGDGGTLVEPFGALSSDRQTQDLMMGRFLPAAKALTSETPLSRKPPKPEEPVKEKQNKAGDQMICLRSSFGVSGVSVRRMRSKYQDSNGSVAQEGGSSLAVESSCTSRTRVSRNFGQLLASDDNTWKPSSDAPVVAEKTLYVDTVHSLDKKVQEDTKELSSLDAVVPVKEEVQNLIGPGEEATEQSVTGDEALTGFSSLDQANVVVEIAKEKIDLEAKLERKYTAMNHESSRLHQRSSYHIVPPPPLPKAPSDSWLKRTLPTIPTKNNSFTWLQSLGADSNKINQASPKWETMVKTSNNTQQGFVCFSKETLNPIPEA from the exons ATGGTGAGCTTGACGATGGAAGAGAAGCAGTTAGATTTCAACCGCCCGCTTCTATCAGTTAGACGTCCCACACAAGCTTCAGAGTCCGAGAGCAAACCAAGATCTTCTTCTGATCCACTAACCAACAAgatccctcctccttcttctGCTTCTCCACCGGTTTACAAGTCTGATATCAAGTCAGGTCCCGTAAGGAACCCAGGAACCGTCCCTTTCCAATGGGAGCACAAACCGGGAAAACCGAAAGACGAAACCAAACCGGATTCATCGCAAAGCTTCGTCGAGCCGCCACGTTATGTGCCAAAGCTTCCTCCTGGGAGGAGAGTTAGACAACGAGAAGAAGCATCATCAGTGAGGAAACGTGAAACTAGAGTGGAGGAGGATGATGCAAAGAGTTGTTGTGATGCTGCAGCCGATACGCTTTCTAGGTCTGAGTCGTTTTTCTACAACTGTAGTAATGTGAGTGGTGATGGTGGGACGCTAGTAGAGCCGTTTGGAGCCTTGTCTAGTGATAGACAGACACAGGATCTAATGATGGGGAGGTTCTTGCCTGCGGCTAAGGCCTTGACTTCAGAGACACCTCTTTCTAGGAAACCTCCCAAGCCAGAGGAACCGGTTAAGGAGAAACAGAACAAAGCTGGGGATCAGATGATTTGCTTGAGAAGCTCTTTTGGAGTGAGCGGTGTTTCTGTTCGCCGTATGCGTTCTAAGTATCAAGATTCTAATGGATCAGTTGCACAGGAGGGTGGGTCATCATTAGCAGTTGAAAGCTCTTGCACTTCACGCACTAGAGTCAGCAGAAACTTTGGTCAGCTCTTGGCTAGTGATGATAATACATGGAAACCTTCTTCTGATGCTCCTGTGGTTGCAGAGAAAACTCTGTATGTGGATACTGTGCATTCACTAGACAAGAAGGTACAAGAAGACACCAAGGAGctttcttcactagatgctgtTGTTCCTGTTAAAGAAGAAGTTCAGAACTTGATTGGACCCGGTGAAGAAGCCACCGAGCAAAGTGTCACTGGAGATGAGGCTCTCACTGGATTCTCAAGTCTTGATCAAGCCAATGTGGTAGTGGAGATTGCAAAGGAGAAGATTGATCTTGAAGCCAAGTTGGAGAGAAAGTACACAGCGATGAATCACGAAAGTTCTAGGCTTCACCAACGTTCAAGTTATCATATTGTGCCACCACCACCGTTACCAAAAGCTCCTTCAGATTCTTGGTTGAAGCGTACGTTGCCAACAATCCCAACAAAGAACAACTCATTCACATGGTTACAGTCTCTTGGAGCTGATAGTAATAAGATTAATCAAGCAAGTCCTAAGTGGGAAACTATGGTCAAAACCTCCAATAATACACAGCAAGGGTTTGTGTGCTTCTCCAAG GAAACACTCAACCCTATACCAGAGGCGTAG